A window of Polynucleobacter sp. KF022 genomic DNA:
TGATATTTATGCTGCCGATGGTGCTAATCTCAAATTAGCGAAGACTGTGAAGTTAGCAAAGACTCCAAGCCATATTGCATTTACAGCCGATAGCAAAATTGCATTCATTACCTTGCAGGACTCAAACGAGCTTGCTGCCATTGATCTTGAAACGCAAAATGTATTGTGGGTAATGCCAACAGGTAAGGTGCCTGCAGGCTTATGGATGACGCCAGGCGATCAGTATTTATTGGTAGGCATTACCGGCGAAGACAACGTTCAGGTAATTGATTGGAAAAATCGCAAGGAAGTAAAACGCATTTCAACAGGGAAGGGCGCACATAACTTCCGCCCCCTGGGTGATAAGAAGCATGTCTTTGTGAGTAACCGTATTGCCTCCACAATCAGTCTGATTAATATGCAAACCTTAGAAAAGGTAGGTGACATCACTGGGCTGCCAGCGGGTCCAGATGATATGGAAATTACTCCAGATGGAAAAACGCTCTGGGTTACTTTGCGTTTCTCAAAAAAGGTCGGGGTGATCGATATTCCAACGATGAAGTTAGTTACCGTGATCCCAGTAGGTAAGTCACCGCACGGCGTCTTCTTTACACCAAGGGCGGGATGGGAGTAACCATCACCATGAAGCGCATTAGTCATCACGCATTCCTTCGCATCACAGCCGCGCTTTTGCTCGGCTGTTTTTCATTGGGCGTCTTTGCTCAGGCTGCACAGTGTAGTAAAAAGGTTTACCTGACTTTTGACACTGGCAATATGTCAGTCGCAGAAAAAGTAGCGGAGATTCTCAAGCGACAAAACGTGAAGGCTACTTTCTTTTTGGCTAATGAGAAAACTTTCCGCGGTGATTTTTCCTTAGACGACTCCTGGAAGGCTTATTGGCAAGAGCGCGTTAAAGAGGGGCACCATTTTGGTAGTCATACTTATGACCATACCTATTTTGTCAAAGATGGACCGAAAGGTGAGGTGTTTGAAAAACCACAATTTGGACCTAAAGCTGGTATGACCGTTCTCTATAACGAAGCAGCAATGTGTAAAGAAATCCGTAAGGTAGATCAGCGCTTTCAAGAACTGACTGAGCATCCGATTCAAAAGATTTGGCGTGCGCCCGGTGGCAAAACTTCGCCCACCTTAATTCGGATGGGGGATATGTGTGGATATGAGCATATTGGCTGGTCTCCTGCTGGTTTCTTGGGTGACGAGCTTAATTCTGACAAATATCCCAATAGCGCACTCTTGGATAAAGCCAGTCGCAGCATAAAAGACGGCGATATTACTATGGCTCACTTAGGTATTTGGTCTAGAAAAGACCCCTGGGCGCCCGCTGTTCTCGAGCAACTCATTGTTAATCTAAAGGCTCGTGGTTTCTGCTTTGACTTGCTGCCCAAAAATTCCGTAAATCAGTCAAAATAAAGCATGGATCTCAATACCATCGCCTCTACTATTTCAAGTGCGTACGCTAGCGTTCAGGAATTTCTTTTTTCAAATATTGCGGCTCCAGTTTTATATCAATTTGATTTAATGGCTTGGGCTGAAGATGTATTTGATGGGATCGATTGGTTTTTATTTGGCTGCATTCAGATCTTCTTGATTATTGTTGTGCTCAGAACATGGGAGCGCTTAGCCCCAGCTGAACAACAGGTGCGCTTTGCAAAGGCCAGCAAGGCAGATGTCTTTTACACCTTATTCCATCGCCTGGGAATTTTTCATGGCCTAGTGTTTATTGCTTTATCTGGATTCTTTTTTGAAATAGATTCCATCTTGCATGATTTTCGTTTCGGCCGATTAAATGTTGAGTCCTGGTGGCCGGGCGTAACTTCTATTCCTGCTGTTAGCTTTTTGATTTATTTGGTGTTATTAGATTTCATCGATTATCTCTACCATCGCGCATCACATACTTTTAACTGGTGGTGGCAATTGCATGCTCTGCATCACAGCCAAACAGTAATGACTGCTTGGTCAGATAACCGTAATCACATTCTGGATGACATCATGCGTGCGGTAGTGATGTCCTTTTTTGCTCTACTGTTTGGCGTATCTCCAGGTCAATTCATTTTGTTAATTGTTTTGAGTCAATTTATTCAGAGTTGGCAGCACGCCAATATTAAATCTCATCTAGGTCCCGCTAAGTATCTATTGGTGTCTCCCATGTTTCATCGTATGCACCATGCAGTGGGATATGGTCATGAAGCCAAAGGTAAGCCTGGTGTATTAGGGGGCTGTAATTTTGGTGTTTTGTTTCCTTGGTGGGATATGTTGTTTAAAACGGCCATCTTCCCTAAAGAGGTCTATCCTACAGGGGTAAGAAACCTAACGGTTTCCCAAAATATTCTTACCCAACAATGGCAAGGCTTTATTCATGCCCTTAAAGAAATCATGCCAAAGTAGACCTTAAGTCTCTCGGTAATAGGAGTTGTATGGTCGGACTGCAGCAGGTATTTAAATCGTTTGGAATGGCTTTGGTTGGGACCATGCATCCGCGTATGTTGTGGCTTAGCTTAAGACCGTTTCTGATCGTCTCCGTTTTATGGGGTTGCCTAATTTGGCTCACATGGTCACCAGCGCTCGAAATGCTCAGCGTCTTCCTAACATC
This region includes:
- a CDS encoding polysaccharide deacetylase family protein translates to MGVTITMKRISHHAFLRITAALLLGCFSLGVFAQAAQCSKKVYLTFDTGNMSVAEKVAEILKRQNVKATFFLANEKTFRGDFSLDDSWKAYWQERVKEGHHFGSHTYDHTYFVKDGPKGEVFEKPQFGPKAGMTVLYNEAAMCKEIRKVDQRFQELTEHPIQKIWRAPGGKTSPTLIRMGDMCGYEHIGWSPAGFLGDELNSDKYPNSALLDKASRSIKDGDITMAHLGIWSRKDPWAPAVLEQLIVNLKARGFCFDLLPKNSVNQSK
- a CDS encoding sterol desaturase family protein, with amino-acid sequence MDLNTIASTISSAYASVQEFLFSNIAAPVLYQFDLMAWAEDVFDGIDWFLFGCIQIFLIIVVLRTWERLAPAEQQVRFAKASKADVFYTLFHRLGIFHGLVFIALSGFFFEIDSILHDFRFGRLNVESWWPGVTSIPAVSFLIYLVLLDFIDYLYHRASHTFNWWWQLHALHHSQTVMTAWSDNRNHILDDIMRAVVMSFFALLFGVSPGQFILLIVLSQFIQSWQHANIKSHLGPAKYLLVSPMFHRMHHAVGYGHEAKGKPGVLGGCNFGVLFPWWDMLFKTAIFPKEVYPTGVRNLTVSQNILTQQWQGFIHALKEIMPK
- a CDS encoding cytochrome D1 domain-containing protein, whose amino-acid sequence is MYTFIRIRGFRIIATSALFTLFLASQNGFAQTGNATAAVVANQPKLAVILNSGEASVSLIDMTTRQVIKTIPVGKEPHHLMLTPDQKTLLIANAAGNDVALMNPTTGELTGRIPNIIDPYQIGYSPNHKWFVANGNRLDRVDIYAADGANLKLAKTVKLAKTPSHIAFTADSKIAFITLQDSNELAAIDLETQNVLWVMPTGKVPAGLWMTPGDQYLLVGITGEDNVQVIDWKNRKEVKRISTGKGAHNFRPLGDKKHVFVSNRIASTISLINMQTLEKVGDITGLPAGPDDMEITPDGKTLWVTLRFSKKVGVIDIPTMKLVTVIPVGKSPHGVFFTPRAGWE